The Bernardetia sp. ABR2-2B DNA window TATTCGATAGTCAGATTATAGAAAGACAATTGAATGAGTTTTAGACAAAAAACCGAAATTCAAGTTTATTGAGTTTTGGTTTTTGTATGCTTTTTTAGAAATAGAATTATTTCATTTTTGCTAATTGCTGACTGCGTTCGGCTTCCATTGATTTAACCCACGCTTCATACTTTTCTGGACTCATTTCTCTAAAACCTAATTCTTCCATTTTAGCATTTACTTCTTTGAATTTTCGATAGTTTTCTTTCAACCAAGCATTTTCGTAGTTACCGTTTTTCTTCTGAAAAGCAACTCCAAAATGTCGTAATGTATTGCTTTTTGCTGCCAAACTAGGAATACAAGTGGGAAAATAAATTAAAGAAGTATCCAAACAAGCCAAACCAAATTTTGAATAACCGTACTGACTTTCATAAGCTGTTTCTAGCATTTTCAAACAAAAAGCAATATCTTCTTTTGGACTTAACTCTTTCATATAAATTCCTTTTCTGATACTTTCTGCTGAAATATCCATGGAAGAAATCATCCAACTATCTGATGAAAAATTGCCGTTGGTAAGTTCTATATTTACCCATTTATTTTGCTCGTCTAAATGCTTGATGTACATGTGATTGGGTCCGAGAGCTAGATAAGCATTTGCTTTTATTTCATTTGCTAAAATCTTATATAAAATAGGCATCGAACGGCATTGTCCTTCATGTGTCTTTAAGAGTTTAGAAACAAACATACTTCTATGGTCTTTTTCTCCATAAAAATCTTCAAAGTCATACGTATAAGGCTTATAATTATTCATTTTGTGAGGTTTTGTAAAAAACTCAAAAAGAGCATAATTTCCTGCTGTTTTATAAGTAGAAATCCCTTTTGCTGCCACAAACTTGTTTAGGTCTTTTGCTATTTTATCTATCTGATTACAAAATTCTGTATAATCTAACTCTCCTCCAGAATATGCCCATTCTACCAAAAAAACAGCTCGTTTGAAGTCAAGAGGGATTTTATCCAAAAGCATTTGATTAATTTCTTGAAAAGCAAGATTGTAATATTTGTTATCTGTATGAACAACAGAAGAATCAAATTGAAATTTAGAAATAGTTTTTTCTATTTTAGTTTCTATTGTTTTAATAGATTCAGTTTCTGTTTTCTTTTCTTCAATATTTTGAGAGCAGGAAAAGCAGAACAAAAACAGTATAATATAAGAATAATTAATTTTCATATTTCACGAATACTTTTACATTTACACATAATTTTTTGACCTTTCTTTCTTTTCGCAATCTTAAAGTATATTTATCTTTTGAGCTTGATGTAAATCTTAATCCTGTATAATACTTATCATTTATTTTAGTAGTTACGATTACAGAATCATTCTTTATTACTTCTAAATATGTTCCTTTACTGAGTCTTTTATTGTATGTAGTATAGTCGTACATAGATATAGAATATACTTTTCCACTATCTAAATCAATATCCCATTCTGCAAAAGGCTTGAAATAAAAATCGTATATTTCTTTACTATCATACACAACTCTTCTAGAAGGGAGAGAAACACTCCTTAAGTCATTAATATACTCTTTTTTACACTGTTTGTTTATCGAACAACCAAATATAAATAGAGAAATATATAATAAAAATAAAGGCTTCATGATAGTTATTTATCTTTGATAAACACAATAATATTGTAACATAAAGGTTTTGATTTAGAATCTTGTCTTAGTTCAAATAGATAATTTCCACTCTGTTTAGGAGTAATCGTAATTCCCCAAAAATATCTATTATCTATTTTGCTACTGCTTATAAATTCATTATTGAGCTTTAAATTTAGAAATACCTTGTATTTAATAAAGGAATCAGTAGTATAATCACCATATATTCTAGCTTCATAAGCTTCTCCTTCCTTTAAGTTGAGAATAATATCTTCGCTAGGTTTAGCATGGTAACTGTACTTAGGTGTGAAACCAACTATTCCTTTTCTAGATGTTAAGGTGTATAAAATTTTTCTTTTTTTATACTTAGTAGCACAATCTGGGTGACAAGCTATTTGACAAAGAGATAATAGTAAAAAAAAGAATATTATTTTCGTTTTTTGTGAGTATGATCTGACTCTGGATTCCATTTATTTTTTGTTTAAGCCGTTGTCGGTGTCCCCACCGACGACTTTTAACTTTCAAAATAGGTGTAAATTCGGATAAAATTAGCGAGGTGCAAAAATTGTCAGAGAACCTTATTGCTTTACTAATAGTTTCTTTTTCTTGTGTTTTTGTCTGACAAGAAAACAAGAAAAAAAACGTAACAAGTATTAATTTAACTCTTATAAAAATCATTAATTTTTAATTTAATCAAATACTGGAAATGATATAACATCTATATTATTTTGGGATTGAATAATTCTAGTAGCATATACTAAAGTATATGGATAAGAGCTATTTTTTTTCTTCAAATTTTCTATATCCCACGATGAAGTAAGATGTATAGTTTCATTTGAAAACCGACATATATCTGCAATTTCACCTTTTTCTTTGAAATAAACATAATTAATAGTATCACTATAACTCCAAATGGAAGTAAAAAATCGTCCATTCTCATCTTCAAAACTTTCTAACAAAAATAAAGTATCACTCTTTAAGAAAGCTTTAGATTCTAATTCTTTAAAAAGACTTAGCCTAACTTTGTGAAAATAATTATAATTTATTTTTAATATTTTTTGTTCAATTTTTTTATTTTTTATATTATATGATAATCTATTTAGATAATTAAAATCTTTTTTACAAGAAAAAAGGTAGAAAAATAGCACTATAATAATTCTTATTTTTTGTTTCATCTCAGTAAGTATATCTATTTTTAGGTCTTCCTATTGAGTTAAAATTTGTACTTCCATCATTTCTATAATACAAAGATTGACCATTGTCTAATATACGAGTATCTTCATTATTTGTGCCATCTGCTCCTACTGAATAATATTGTCTAAGAGGTAAACCTTGTTCTTTTCTTATCATGTTTTCAACGTGAGTGGCATATATTTCAGCATACGGAATACTTTTATTTTGACCGTTAGCAGTAAGAACTCTTGTCCAAGTATTTCTATTTATAGTTCCGTTCTTAATATCTTCTACATGAGCTAACTCATGACCTAGCATGACATAATTTTTAGTTTCCGTAATCCCAAATTCATCTGCACCTGTAAAAACATCTTCTGAATTCCACTTGACATAAGTGCCATTCTTCATATCTGCAGCACTACCTCCACTAGTTGATATAATATTTATAATTTCAGAAATAGATGTAAGCCCTTCTACTAAAGAACGTCCCCTATTTCCTTCTCTAAGTTTGCCAAGCGATGCAGTTAGTTCAAGAACAAAACTGTCATTACCTGAGTATGTTTCTCCTGTTTCTGAACTTATAAAAGCAAAATCTCCATTAGCATTTTTATCATAAAACCATCTCTCATTTTTTCCAGTTGTAGAACCATCCTCTAGAGTTATAGTAGAAGTTGTAGTAACGACAATACTATCTCCATTTGGATCAATATTTCGTATCGGATTGTTACCTACAAAGTTATAAGGGTTTAAATCTGGATATTTATGTGCTAACCTATCTATACTCAAGAAACGAGCAAAGTTATCAGTATCAAGAAATGTCTCTTTTATTAGATTATCTTTTTCATCAAAGGTACGCACTCTACCCAAATACAAGTCCAATTCTATTTTTGCAACGTTTCCATTTTTAATATCAAGGCTATGCTTTCCATTTCTCTCAGCTTCACTCATCAAAACAAAAGAGCTATCTCCAAACATCGCATAAGGACTTTGGTTTTTAGTTTCTGTGTTTCGAAACTGCGTGTTTTCTTTTCCAAATTCAAGATTAGAAGTAGTTTTATTATTGTTTTCTTTGCTAGAACATCCATAGAGAAATGTTGCACCTACTAGCAAAGCAAAAACGAATATTTTGTAGTTCATAAAGATATGATTTTTTGTAGACTCAAATATAGCTAGATTATTGGAAATGAGAAAATTATGATTTATTACTCCTCCATTTCCCTCAAAATCCCCACCGTTTCGACACTCACTCTACACACTTTTCTCAAAAGCTCAATTAGCCTCTCTTTTTGATTATCAAAAGAATAAGTGGTAAAAACTCCTTCTTCAACAGCTTTTTTGACAGTTTTATCTCTCAATTTTCGTTCGCTATGGTGTTCCAAAACCCACTCTAAAGCAGAGCGCACACCCAAACGATAATGCCATGCTTCTTCTGGAATATTTTTCAGATAGGTTGTTTCATCAATCCAAACTAAACTGCGAACTCTGTCAGCTTTTAGAATGGCTTTTTTCTTAGATTTTTTTTCGGATGGATAACTGTCCACCTCTACTTTTTCAGACGAACGGCTGTTCGTCTCTATCTTTTCTTCTCGCTCTAAAGGATAAATAATAGCCTCTTCATAATTGAGATGCAGATTTAATAATTTTTCTCCCCAC harbors:
- a CDS encoding M91 family zinc metallopeptidase → MNYKIFVFALLVGATFLYGCSSKENNNKTTSNLEFGKENTQFRNTETKNQSPYAMFGDSSFVLMSEAERNGKHSLDIKNGNVAKIELDLYLGRVRTFDEKDNLIKETFLDTDNFARFLSIDRLAHKYPDLNPYNFVGNNPIRNIDPNGDSIVVTTTSTITLEDGSTTGKNERWFYDKNANGDFAFISSETGETYSGNDSFVLELTASLGKLREGNRGRSLVEGLTSISEIINIISTSGGSAADMKNGTYVKWNSEDVFTGADEFGITETKNYVMLGHELAHVEDIKNGTINRNTWTRVLTANGQNKSIPYAEIYATHVENMIRKEQGLPLRQYYSVGADGTNNEDTRILDNGQSLYYRNDGSTNFNSIGRPKNRYTY